Genomic DNA from Marinobacter sp. MDS2:
AACAAAAACCTCGACTAAACAAGGCGCCCTGGGTCTGTGATAAAGCTCTCACTTGCTCTGTTGATCACGGTGGGCGTGCTCATCGGGTCGGGCTGCGCATTGACTCAGCCTCACTCCAGTTCGAGCTGGTCTGCACCGGCAACGCTTTACGAAAGCCTCGTTATAGACACAAACTCACGCCAGCCGGTCTCGCTTGAAGAAACCGTAAAAACACTGTCCAAGGCCGACGTCGTGGTTATTGGCGAGTATCACGGGCACCAAGCCTCTCACCTTCTTCAGACCCGAGTGCTGCACCTCCTGCACGCTCTTAACCCACACATCATCCTGAGCATGGAGCATTTCAACCTGGACCATCAGGACGATCTAGATGACTACCTCGCTGGCCATACCGGTGAAGCGGAGATGATCAAAGACGCCAATGCCTGGAACCATTATCGCGGCTCATACAGACCCATGGTTGAATACGCGCGCAACCACAAGCTTCCAGTGATCGCCGCCAATGCGCCCGCTCAGACGGTCCGCTGTGTTGGCCGGGTCGGGCCAGACTACATCAATGAGTTACCAGAAGATCAACGGCAACGATTACCCGCGCAACCCTTTCTGGATACACCGGCTTACCGGGAAAAGTTTATTGGCGCCATTTCCGGCAGCCACGGCTCGAACGATCCGGCAATCTCAGAGCGAATGGCCAACATCTACAAGGCCCAACTATTACGCGATAACACCATGGCCAGCCGTATTTTGCAGGCGAGGAACAACAATCCGGAGCATCAGATACTGCACGTGACCGGCACTTTTCACAGCGAGGAGAAGCTCGGCACCGTCGCTCTCCTGCAAAAACGCGCACCGGCACTGTCTGTGGCAGTCCTGAGCCCGGTGTTCTGGGCTGCGGATCAAGCTTCCCCACCTCTGGCAGAACACTGGGGCAAAGGTGACTTTTTGTACCTGATCCAGCCATTGCCACCGGAATTCAGAGATCACGACCGGCGACAGAAAGCCATGAAAGAACGATTCAAAGGCCGCTCAAACACCGATTGCGATGTGGAGTAGTCTCACTGGGTTTGCACCATCTCGTCGGTCACCAGATAGTCACCGGAGAGCCAGCGCATAATTTCGCTGGCAGCCGGGTGGTCGAAAGCATCATAGGTATGCGCCAGGGCCTGCTTGCGCTCGTGGCTCAAACGCCACAACCCGGCATCCTGAAGGCTCAACAAATCCCGCTGAATCTGATTGGCCAAGGCCTCCCCCAACAGCTCCCTGGCAGCATGGTGAAACGCTTGCCCGTATTGATAGTCCGGGCCCTGTCGGTAGGATTCCAGCAACGTCAGCGCGGGTATCGCCGTCAACGTGGGCTGCAAGGCCGGATTGATGGCATGGCCTGCCAGGTGCGCAGCGTTCGCGGCCGGTCGGCCGGTGAAGGCTCTCAGGTGCAGGTGACGGGACATTCGGTCGCCGTCGTTCACCGGGTAGTTGTCCCAAAGCACCGGCTTTCGCCCCAGCCGATCGCCCACGTGCTTCAAATGCCCCGGAGAGATTTCCCGGGAGCAAACTTCCTCACCGGTCCAGAAAACCCGCACGTCCTTATCGAGCTCGGCGCCCAGCGTTTCCAGGTAATCTGACGGCCGCTCTCCAAATACCCTGTCCAACACCGGGTCATCGGAATAATAAGTCGGGCAGATACTGAACATGGCGGCGGCGCTGTGGGCTTTCACCCAGCGCATAATTTCAGCCTGAGTGCTGGCCAGCGACGGCGTTTCCGAACGCATATCGTCAAACAGAATAGCCAGCTCCTGCACGCCGATTCGATCCAGCGCTTTCAGTTTCGCAGCCAGCGCGTGGCGCGCGCTCTCGTCGAACCGGTTAAAGATCTCGAACGGGCTCAACCCGACGCCAAACCGAACCCCCTCGTGTTCGCACAGTTCGGCAAAGTCTGCCAATGCTGCAAACTCTGCCGCCGGATGCGGCTCCTGCCAACGCCTCCGCAAATAGGGGTCCGCCTTGGGCGCGTACAGGTAAAAGCCATAACCATGCTTTGCCAGCGTTTTTAGCAACTTGCGCCGCTCGGCCCAGCTCCACATGGGGCCATAAAACCCCTCAATCACACCGAGTTCAACTGTCATACCTTGCTTGCTCCCTAACACTGGCTTTCAGTCATCTTACACCCGTTCTGAAACACGCTCAGACCCGGCAACCATGAACAGATGGTCAGCTCGGGGCAACCGAATCGTATACCTGCCCCGGCCACAAGCCGGCTATGATGGACCGACATCGTCATTGGAACGCATCAACGCTATGCAAAACAACCAAAGTCGCCTGACAGCCTTGGATGCACTTCGCGGTATCGCCGCGCTTGGCGTTGTTCTGTTCCATTACCTGCCCTACTACAACGAGCTGTATGGCCACAGTTTTGACAGCCCATCCTTTCTCGAGTTCGGGCGCTATGGCGTGCATCTGTTTTTCATGCTCAGCGGTTTCGTCATTTTTATGACTCTGGAGCGCACCCCAACCGCCGGCTGGTTCGGCCTTGCCCGAGCATTCCGGCTGTTACCCGCTTTGTGGGCGGGCATCGCGCTGACCTTTCTTTCCGTGTATTGGCTTGGGCCTGAAGACCGCGCCGTTGAACCCGCGTCAGCACTATTGAACATGACACTGCTGCACGAGTATCTGGAGCACCCGCATGTTGATGGTGCTTATTGGAGTCTGGTGATTGAAGCCAACTTTTATCTCTGGATTGCCCTACTCTTTTACGGGCT
This window encodes:
- a CDS encoding beta-N-acetylglucosaminidase domain-containing protein → MTVELGVIEGFYGPMWSWAERRKLLKTLAKHGYGFYLYAPKADPYLRRRWQEPHPAAEFAALADFAELCEHEGVRFGVGLSPFEIFNRFDESARHALAAKLKALDRIGVQELAILFDDMRSETPSLASTQAEIMRWVKAHSAAAMFSICPTYYSDDPVLDRVFGERPSDYLETLGAELDKDVRVFWTGEEVCSREISPGHLKHVGDRLGRKPVLWDNYPVNDGDRMSRHLHLRAFTGRPAANAAHLAGHAINPALQPTLTAIPALTLLESYRQGPDYQYGQAFHHAARELLGEALANQIQRDLLSLQDAGLWRLSHERKQALAHTYDAFDHPAASEIMRWLSGDYLVTDEMVQTQ
- a CDS encoding ChaN family lipoprotein, translating into MIKLSLALLITVGVLIGSGCALTQPHSSSSWSAPATLYESLVIDTNSRQPVSLEETVKTLSKADVVVIGEYHGHQASHLLQTRVLHLLHALNPHIILSMEHFNLDHQDDLDDYLAGHTGEAEMIKDANAWNHYRGSYRPMVEYARNHKLPVIAANAPAQTVRCVGRVGPDYINELPEDQRQRLPAQPFLDTPAYREKFIGAISGSHGSNDPAISERMANIYKAQLLRDNTMASRILQARNNNPEHQILHVTGTFHSEEKLGTVALLQKRAPALSVAVLSPVFWAADQASPPLAEHWGKGDFLYLIQPLPPEFRDHDRRQKAMKERFKGRSNTDCDVE